The following DNA comes from Brassica oleracea var. oleracea cultivar TO1000 chromosome C5, BOL, whole genome shotgun sequence.
ATCCTAAACCACGATAAAGAAGATGGTGGCAGCTTTCCCTTTATTTATCACCCGTGATTGAGTGGAGAGACAATTGATTACCAACCATACCTATTTGTCGTAATTAATAATGACAAAAACTACACAACTTAACAAAATGATCACTAATTCACTATTAAGTCAACTCCCTGGCTTCCCCACCACCTGGCTTCCCCACCACCGCACGTTCGTCTCTCTCTCTGTCCACTCATTGACTCCATCTCCCAATTTTTCTTCGTTCGCTTAAAACATCCAAGTTCCTTTGTGCTAACTTACTTTCCACTTTCCAGGCCGTCTTGTTAACATGCGCCGACCTTTATATCATACTCTCTCTCTTGTATTCTAGTTTTTTCGCACATTTTAATAAAACATATTAAATTTGAATAATTTTTTGTGTTTATTTTTTTCCACAATTTTAAACCAATAAAAAATCAATTAATGCAATTAAAATTTTTAAAGTTTGCAATTAGTTAATAAAAGATGCATTGAAAATGTAAAAATTGAATCTTTTAGAAACAAAATTTTTCTATTGAATATATATCTTTAAAGAACGGAGGAATTATATCACTACCCTATTATTTCCCAAAGATTATATATTTTCTGCCAACTTGCTAATGTCTTTCTTTTTGTCCTTGTAAGAAAAATATTGACAATGACATCAAACTTTCTTAAAACAACTAAAATAATCGTCCACCGTGAAGCGCCACATCACGTTTTTTCTCCATCAAAATACAACTTTCGATTTCATTATTTTCTGCATATGCACATAGTATATATTCCCCAGCAAAGTCAACCAATTTTACATAAGTAGTTAACAAATGCGAAATTTGTTCATGTTGTCAACTAATTTAAAATTTATAACCAGGTTTTATATTAAACCAAACAAATCAAAAACTGGAAAAGAAACGTTGACAAAAAACTGTAAATATTAATTTTGTCTTTATAAAATACACGTGGCAGCTAAATTTAAGTTAAATAAGTCATCGGTGGGCCCCGACCAACATAAACAGTTAAAATAAGATGTCAAATAGTCAGAGTCAGAACACAGAAAAGGAATAGGCTGGTATATCAAAACGTTATCGTTTTAAAAACCGAATCCAATTCTCCATGTATATAATAGTATGAAAAGGTATACGTGTGCTTTCTTACACATGTTCTTCTTTGTAGCTTCCTTGGGTTAAAACTTTTCTCCTGCTTTAAAGAAGTCAAAGCTCAGAAAAAGGCAAAGGTTTGTTCCTTCGTTCGATTCTTGATTTTTTATTCTAGATCTGTACGTTTTAGATTTGCTCTTTGTGTTCACAAGTGTTTTGATTTGTTTTCTTCGGTCCGAAAGTATAACAATAGAAGAGTTATTAGGTTTTATTTTAGGAAAATCTGTTCAAAAGTTCTAAGATCTGCTAACAGAAAATTGAAATCTCTCTCCCGCCTTCGTTATTTGTAGTAACATAAAAACATTTCTGGATATGCAAGAATGAAAACAATAATATAGGTAGCGTTAAGTAGATAGAGCTAAAAAAAGGAGTAGATGAAGCTAAAAATTCTTATAATTATATACCACATAATCTCCTGTCTTGATGTATCAAGTGGTGAATGTTGCTTTCAGCAGGAATGGAGAATCTACCTCCTGGTTATCGTCCCAATGTTGGTGTTTGTCTAATCAATTCAGATAATTTGGTAACATTATTTTCAATCATCTAATTCAGCTCTCTCCTAAATTACTGGTTTGCCACTGGTTAGTAAAACTGAATTTAGTTTGTGACCTTTAATTATGTATGGTTCTCAGGTATTTGTAGCTTCAAGATTGAATGTTCCTGGAGCATGGCAGATGCCGCAGGTGTGTGTTTAATGACTCAGTTGACTTATGAAGTTTTCGCGTTTTCCATATGTTTATCTAGTAGTATATCCTAATGTGTTATATTTTTTGTTGTTTTAGAGAACCTGTATCATATTGCTGAAATTTTAAACACCATTCTAGTGTTATAGATGGTTAAGATTTGATAAAGAATTTTAACAAGATGTTTGTCGATCGGTTAAATTCATAGCAGTTTTAACGTACTGAGAGTCTTAACATTTCTTGAAAACGTTCAATGCTCTGAAGTTTTTTACAAAGCTCACTAAACCGAAGATGTTACAGGGAGGCATTGAAGATGGAGAGGATCCAAAGTCAGCAGCCATGAGAGAGCTACAAGAAGAAACTGGAGTCGTTTCAGCTGCAATCATAGCTGAGGTCTCTACTCTTTACTTACTAACACACCACAGATGATTTTGAATCAGAGCCATTTACCAATGATTTTCTCTCTGTCGTCTTAAATGTCTTAAAACAGGTTCCAACTTGGTTAACATATGATTTCCCACCGGCAGTAAAAGCAAAGGTTAACCGGCTCTGGGGAGGTGAATGGCATGGTCAGGCGCAGAAATGGTGAGTCTTCAGTACCTCCTAAATTAGGACAAAGTGTTTTGCAAGAGAGAATGAATGGTTCAATGTTTTGAATCCACACAGGTTTCTAGTGAGACTGATAAACGACGAGGATGAAAGAGAGATCAATCTAGCTAACAACGAAGCGGATTCAGAGTTTGCGGAGTGGAAGTGGGCGAGACAGGAAGAAGTGGTAGAGCAAGCAGTTGATTACAAAAGGCCAACGTACGAACAAGTCATTAAGACTTTTGGTTCTTACTTGAATGATCCAGGAAGAGCTGCTAAATGTAAATCTGCCAAGTGGTGATAAGGAAACCAATGTTTGTTCTGTTCATTTTTGTAAATTGGTTATTGGTACTAGAAGGTTTTGGTTTTGCTTTAACTTGGGGTTTATTGTAATAAAGTCTTGGTCTGGATCCACAAAAAGGGTATGGCTTGTGTATGTCCTTCTAACTTATAACTAAGTGTAAAGAAAATGCAAAGGTTATGATTATTCTAAATAGTACATGTACATTGTTTATATTCAAGTTGTATTCTTGTAGCTAATTTGAAATATATTATTCTACGTTTATTATTTGTAATATTTGTTAGTGGAACTTAGATTTCTGTAGAGTTCGTTGATTTTAAAAGTTGAGAGATTTATTAAATTTGGAAAGAATTGTAGAGAATTTTGTATTTTGTGAAAATCTATGAAAATAAAGTAATGTAATGATTATAAGAATTCAATGGAAACATGTAGTATTCTCAATATCTTGTTTGGTGAGTTAAAATGTTAATAATTCTAACTCCAAATAACATTTACTTTAATAGATTTGTAAAATCGTAAAAATCTAAACTATTTGAATAACAAATGATTTTGTATAGAATTATAGAATCTATAAACCAATAACACTAGACTTGAAAATTCTAAGACTCATTATAATTTCAATTCCCACTAACACCCTTTCTCGTAGATAATTTGCAAACTAAGTTAAATCTTTGTATCATTTATTGCATTTATTCATCTTTTATTGCACTATTTTTTCGAATCCATTATAGTCAGTGTTTTTAAAACCGGACCGGAAGCTTAACCGGAAATATTTTGGGTCGCGGTTCAATATGGTTCAACCGGGTCAAACCTGGTTCAATAATATGGTTTAATATTTTTTTAGTATGTGAATATAAAAGTAATATTAGTAAACATGATGCATAGCTAAAATATAAATCAATTTTGAACATAAAATATTATAAATATAAATTAGTTTCTTGTTTATATGAATGGTTTATAGATTTTCGATAGTTTTAGTGGTTTTTATTGGTTTAATAACTTTGAAATATAATCCGGCTATGTGGTCGGTTCATGGTCGAACCAATTACTAGACCAACCCGGCTATATAACCGGTTCACGGTCGAACCCGGTCCGACCATCGGATCGGTCCGGTTTTAAAAACACTGATTATAGTAGTACTCAAAACACAAATAGTCAAGTTGTATCCTATGGTGAAAAATGTCTCTCATTCGAAATCTGTAGACTATTTTTAAAACATAATAAAATTCTGAGATTCAAAATAAAAATGTAGGAGATAAATTAACAAAGTTGCAAAATCATATACCCAACACAACAAAAGAGAACAAACATTTAACAAACCCAAACCACTTGGACAAATTCTTACGAACTAAGTTAAAGACAAAGGAAACTGATAGGAAAATGGTAAATAATGGTTCACCGGATAAGAACATGAATTTCACTGGCAAAGCTGCTCAACTGCGGTCACGATCTGAGCCGGTTGAACCACAGTCCACTCTTCCAGAGTACCAGCATAAGGCGTAGGAACGTCCTGAGAAGACAAACACATCACCGGAGCATCTAAATAGTCATGAAAGTTCTCATTAATGGCAGCCGTAAGACTAGCTCCAATCCCACCGGTTCTCATACACTCCTCCACTATCAAAACCCTATGCGTTTTCTTCACCGAGTTCCCAATCGTGTAAAGATCAAACGGCTTCAGCGACCTGATGTCGATAACCTCAGGGTCATACCCTTTGTTCACCAGAGTTTTAGCTGCCTGCATCACATGGTACCTCATCCTCGAGTAAGTGAGGATGGTAATGTGCTCTCCAGG
Coding sequences within:
- the LOC106294628 gene encoding nudix hydrolase 25, whose translation is MENLPPGYRPNVGVCLINSDNLVFVASRLNVPGAWQMPQGGIEDGEDPKSAAMRELQEETGVVSAAIIAEVPTWLTYDFPPAVKAKVNRLWGGEWHGQAQKWFLVRLINDEDEREINLANNEADSEFAEWKWARQEEVVEQAVDYKRPTYEQVIKTFGSYLNDPGRAAKCKSAKW